Genomic window (Vigna radiata var. radiata cultivar VC1973A chromosome 1, Vradiata_ver6, whole genome shotgun sequence):
AAGGTGAGCTATGATAAATGGGATGACGCCTTggtgttttttttgtttgttttgtttttgaagtATTCATGTGGTTTGTTCGTATTTGTCCTTGGAACTGGTATATTCATCTTTACGCCTATTGACCCAAAAAAATGAATGTGACTTATTTGttgtacttttatttgtttcaaggtttttggtttattattgtttgaagATGGCTGACGGTCATGAGACTGATAAGAACATTGAGGTGTGgaaaatcaagaaattgatcaaagCTCTTGAGGCTGCTAGAGGAAATGGCACAAGTATGATTTCACTTATCATGCCCCCTCGAGATCAAATATCTCGTGTCACTAAGATGCTTGGTGACGAGTTTGGAActgcttcaaacatcaaaagcaGGGTGAACCGACAGTCAGTTCTAGGTGCTATCACTTCTGCTCAACAGAGGCTTAAGCTCTATAACAAGGTTCCTCCAAATGGGCTCGTTTTGTATACTGGCACAATTGTGACTGAAGATGggaaggaaaagaaggtcactATTGATTTTGAGCCTTTCAGACCTATTAATGCATCTCTTTATCTCTGTGACAATAAGTTTCACACTGAAGCTTTGAATGAGCTACTGGAGTCGGATGACAAGTTTGGATTTATTGTCATGGATGGTAATGGTACTTTGTTTGGGACATTGAGTGGTAACACAAGAGAGGTGCTTCATAAATTCAGTGTGGATCTCCCAAAGAAACATGGAAGAGGAGGGCAATCAGCTCTGCGTTTTGCCCGTCTTCGCATGGAGAAGCGTCATAACTATGTCAGGAAGACAGCAGAGCTTGCTACCCAGTTCTATATCAATCCTACCACCAGTCAACCCAATGTTTCGGGATTAATACTGGCTGGTTCTGCTGATTTCAAAACTGAGCTCAGTCAGTCAGACATGTTTGATCCTCGACTTCAGGCAAAAATACttaatgttgttgatgtttCATATGGAGGAGAAAATGGTTTTAATCAGGCTATTGAGTTGTCTGCTGAAATTCTTTCCAATGTAAAGTTTATCCAGGAGAAACGATTGATTGGAAAATACTTTGAGGAAATCAGCCAGGATACCGGAAAGTATGTTTTTGGGGTTGATGATACCCTGAAAGCGTTGGAGATGGGTGCTGTTGAGACACTTATTGTCTGGGAAAATCTGGATATGAACAGGTATACCTTGAAAAATGGTGCTACTGGAGAGATTGTCATTAAG
Coding sequences:
- the LOC106772503 gene encoding eukaryotic peptide chain release factor subunit 1-3 — translated: MADGHETDKNIEVWKIKKLIKALEAARGNGTSMISLIMPPRDQISRVTKMLGDEFGTASNIKSRVNRQSVLGAITSAQQRLKLYNKVPPNGLVLYTGTIVTEDGKEKKVTIDFEPFRPINASLYLCDNKFHTEALNELLESDDKFGFIVMDGNGTLFGTLSGNTREVLHKFSVDLPKKHGRGGQSALRFARLRMEKRHNYVRKTAELATQFYINPTTSQPNVSGLILAGSADFKTELSQSDMFDPRLQAKILNVVDVSYGGENGFNQAIELSAEILSNVKFIQEKRLIGKYFEEISQDTGKYVFGVDDTLKALEMGAVETLIVWENLDMNRYTLKNGATGEIVIKHYNKEQEANQSNFRDPESSSDFEVQEKLSLLEWFANEYKRFGCTLEFVTNKSQEGSQFCRGFGGIGGILRYQLDMRTFDDFSDDGGVYDSE